The Knoellia sp. S7-12 region AGGTCGCAGCGGCAGGCGCTCGACCTGGCCGGGGTGTCTCGATCAACGTGGCACTACCGGTCGAATCCACGGGTGCGGGTCGCTGACCCGATACTGCACAGGGATCGGGCGTATCCATCGCGGATCAACGATGCCGACCGTGCCGTGGTCAAGGCGAGGATCACGGCCGGCTGGGCGGACGGGCACTCGGTGGATCACTCGTTCGCGTCCTCGTGGGATGACGGGGTGATGCTCGCCTCCCGCCGTTCGTGGTGGCGGATCGCCCGAAGCGTCGAGGACCAGTCGACCCGTCCGGTCGTGCCCACTCGACGCGGCAACAGCGACCGGACGCCGCGCGAAGCGCCGGTGCTGGAAGCGACCGGCCCCGGGCAGGTCTGGAGCTGGGACATCACCGATCTGCGTACCCCGTGGCGTGGTGTCGCGTTCAAGGCGTACTCGATCATCGACATTTTCTCCCGCAAGCTCGTCGGCTGCAGGGTCGAGGAACGTGAGGTCGATGAGCTGGCCGTCGAGATGTTCGAGGATGCGTTCGGCCAGCACGGGATCCCCGACGCCGTGCACGCCGACTCCGGGCCGGCGATGCGTTCCGGAGTGCTGAAAGACCTCCTGGGCAACCTCGGCGTCACGCAGACCCATAACCGGCCGCGAGTGAGCAATGACAACCCGTTTTCCGAGTCGGAGTTCCGCACCATGAAGTACCGGCCGAACTATCCCGGCACCTTCGAGACGATCGAGCAGGCCCGCGCCTACATGGACTGGTACGTGCCTTGGTACAACCAGAACCACAAACACTCCGGGATCGCACTGTTCGCTCCGGACGAGGTCCACGACGGTACCTGGCGTGAGTCCTGGGCCCAGCGGGACGCGACCCAGCAGGCGTACTACGAACAGCACCCCGAGCGGTTTCGTCATCGACCCTGCAACCCCACGCCAGCTGGGACCGTCGGCATCAACCTCAAGAAGGACGAAGACAGCCCCGCCACAGAGACCGAACGACTCCACGCAGCTTGACATCGCCCGCCAAGACCCAGTGCGGGGACGTTTTGCGCAATAAGTCGTGTGACTCAGGCGTCGGTGTGGTCCTGGTCGCGCAGGTCCAACGACTCCTGCAGTGCCCGCTGTGCTGCCTTGGCTTCTTCGCTCATGAGATGTCCATCCTTCAAAAAGTTTGTGGTTGTGGGCCAGATCGGTCGGCTCGAGCCTGTGGTGGAGGCGAACCGGTCAGCGGGCGTCGCAGGGTCTCCGCGACGAGGGAGCTGACTACCGAACCTCGCCGCGGCTGGCAATGAGAAGTCGTACCTGCCGCTGCATGTCTTCGAGGTTATGAGGACGTCCAACTATCGGGAAGAGGGTGCTCACGCATTGAGACGCCGTCTCAGCCCTGTGCACGCCCACCGGTCCCGAACGCACGTATGCCGTGTGCCCACCGGAGTGGGCACACGGCACAGGTGATGGGGCGTTGGTCAGCTCTTGGCGAGCTTGCGCTTGAGCTCGGCGGCCGGCTTGAACGCGGCAGCAGTGCTGGCAGCGATCTCGAGGGCCTCGCCGGTCTGCGGGTTGCGACCGGTGCGCGCAGCGCGCTCGCGCGTCTCGAAGATGCCGAAGCCGGGCAGCGACACCTTGTCACCGGCGACGAGCGCGTCGGTGATGGCGCCGAGGACTGCATCGATGGCGCGATCGGCGTCAGCAGCGCTGACCTCGGCGCTCTCGGCAACCTTGTTCTTGAGATCCGTACGGTTCACAAACCCTCCTGGGTAAACGTGGTCATTGACGGCCCACGATAAGCACACGCACCGACATTCCTTGACATCGGCCAGATGCACGTATGCCGTGGGGTCGCCGTGGTAGGCGACCCCACGGCATACGCAGCGTGTGCCAGTTCCGTTGTGTCACAGCGGAACTCAGCTCAAAAATCACTCCACCAGGTCGACGACTCGCACGTCCGCCGAGAGCTCGGAAGCAATCGCCGTCACGACGTCGGCCGGGATCTTGTTGTCGACCGTCAGGGCCACCAGAGCGGCGCCGGCAGCGTCGTCACGGGCCACCTGCATGCCACCGATGTTGACGTCGGCCTCGCCGAGGAGCCGGCCAATGACGCCGACGACTCCGGGGCGGTCCTTGTAGGAGAAGAACGCCATGTGGTCACTGATCGGCACCTCGAGGTCGAAGCCGTTGATGCCGGTGAGCTTCTGGACCATCTTGGGGCCGGTGAGGGTGCCCGCGACGGAGACCGTCGTGCCGTCCGCGAGCGTGCCGCGCAGGATCGTGACGTTGCGGAACTCCTCGGAGACGGCGTCGGTCAGCAGGCGCACGTCACAGCCGCGCTCCTTGGCGAGCAGCGGTGCGTTGACATAGGTCACGGCGTCCTCGGTGACGTCGGTGAAGACACCCTTGAGGGCGGCGAGCTCCCAGACCGACACGTCGTGCTCGGTGATCTCACCGCGCACATCGACGTCGAGCTGGACCGGGACGGAGCCTGCGAGTCCGGTGAAGATGCGACCGAGCTTCTCGACCAGGTCGATCCCGGGGCGCACCTCCTCGGCGACAATGCCACCGGCGACGTTGACCGCGTCGGGGACGAGGTCTCCACCGAGCGCGAGGCGCACGGACTTGGCGACCGCGACGCCGGCCTTCTCCTGTGCCTCGTCGGTGGACGCACCGAGGTGCGGCGTGACGACGACGGACTCGAACTCGAAGAGCGGGCTCTCCGTGGTCGGCTCGGTCGCGAAGACGTCGATGCCGGCTCCGGCGACGAGCCCGTCACGCAATGCGTCGGCGAGTGCCTGCTCGTCGACGATGCCACCGCGCGCGGCGTTGATGATGCGCACCGACGGCTTGACCTTGCTGAAGGCGTCCTTGCCGAGGAGTCCGAGAGTCTCGGGCGACTTCGGGAGGTGGACGGTGATGAAGTCGGACTCGGCCAGCAGCTCGTCGAGGGTCACGAGGCGAGCACCCACCTGGCCGGCCTTCGCCGCCGAGACGTAGGGGTCGTAGGCAAGGATCTCCATGCCGAAACCCTTGAGCCGCTCGGCAACGAGCTGGCCGATGCGACCGAAGCCGACGACGCCGACCTTCTTGTCGAGCAGCTCGACACCGCCGTACTTGCTGCGCTTCCACGCACCGTTCTTGAGGGCCTCGTTGGCGGGCGCGATGTTGCGTGCGGTCGAGAGGAGCAGACCGACAGCGAGCTCAGCAGCACTGGTGATGTTGGACGTCGGGGCGTTGACGACCATAACGCCGGCCTGAGTCGCAGCGGGGACGTCGACGTTGTCGAGTCCGACGCCGGCGCGGGCGATGACCTTGAGGTTCTTCGCGGCCGCGATCGCCTCGGAGTCCATCTTGGTCGCCGAGCGGATGAGCACGGCATCGACGTCGGCGAGTGCCGGAAGGAGCTGGGACCGGTCGGATCCATCGATCTGGCGGATGTCGAAGTCCGGTCCCAGGGCGTCGATGGTGGCGGGGCTGAGTTCCTCGGCGATCAGGACGATCGGCTTGCTCACGTGCAGTCCTTACGGTTCGCGGGATGGGGTCCGCACGACACTGTGCGCAGGGCCGAGTCTAGAGCCGCGTTCAGCATGTGGATGGTGCCGCCCGCCATGTGACACGACAGCCGCGCTGCGCAGCCCAGTCAGGACGGCCGCAACGTCCTCGTGCCACCGCTGCCCGGTCACGAGCGAAGATGGACTCATGCGCATCGTCGTGACGGGTGGATCCGGTGACCTGGGTGGTCGCGTGGTCCGTCAGATCTCGGCCCGCGGACACGAGGCGGTGGCTGCGAGTCGGCGCACCGGCGTCAACCTCGCGACCGGCGATGGACTCGACTGCGTGCTCGAAGGCGTCGACGCCGTCATCCACTCAGCGTCATCACAGACCAAACCGCAAAGTGTCGACGTCGCCGGCGCGCGCCGGATCTGCGAGGCACTGCGACGCATCGGTTCGCCCGCCCACGTGGTCTCCATCTCCATCGTCGGTTCGGACCTCATCCCCTACGCCTACTACCGCGCCAAGGTCGACTCCGAACGCGTCCTGGAGGAGGCCGACGTGCCAGCCACCGTCCTGCGGGCCACCCAGTTCCACTCGCTGGCCGCCTTCTTCGGCACTGCTGGCCGAGTCGGACCCCTGACCTTCTCGATCGGCAACATGCGGATCCAGCCGGTCGACATCGACTGGGTCGCGCAGCGCCTCACCGACCACGCCACCGGACCTGCGCCGAGCGGCTACCGGCGGGCCACGGACATAGCCGGCCCCACGGCATACTCAGCGGATCAGATGGCCGAGATCCTCGCGACACACGACGGGCGCAAGCCGCCACGCGTCGTGCGCGTCCCTGCGTTGCTGCCGGTGATGCGCGGTTTTGCCAAGGGCGGAATCCTCCCCGGACCGGGCGCCGAGATCGGCGGACAGTCCTTCGAGGACTGGCTCAGAGGGCAGCCGACACCCATGCCTCGCCGATTCCACTCCCCCACGTGAGCGACGACGCCCACATCCTGGAGTCCGGGAAGGTGCCAACTCCGTTCTCCGCGGCCGAGATTCGTCAGGGATGCCCTGCCGGTCGCACGGTCGTAGTACGCGTCGAGGACGGCGACGGGGTGCGTCATCGGCTGAGTCGCTTCGCGCAGGTCGACAACGACGGAGCCCTCTTCGAGCGGGCCGACTGCGATGCCGAGGGCACGGCCGTCGGCGAGGTGACCGGGTCTCGGGTCAGTTGGCGTGACCTCCAAGGTCACGCGTCCTTCTCCTCGGCGTCCACGACTTGCGACGAGAGCAGCCTCGCGTTCCCTCTGGGCGTCGAGGATTGCCTGCGGTACGTCGTGAACGAGGGTGCAGACGAGACGACGTTCTGGTTCTCAGGACAACGACCGGGTATGCCGGTCAAGGTCACCTTCGGCCGTGGTGGTCAGGTCCTCAGCACGACGGTCATGGTGTCGGATCGGGTCGACGGGACGCCACGCGACTGAGCCACGTCGTCGATGCGGCGACGAGAACGGCGACTGCCAGCATCACGAGCAGCCACCACCGCGCACCGCCGGTGAGCGCTTCCCACAGGGCCACTCCCACCGAGGTGTAGAGCGACGCCCAGAGCAGGGAGCCGACGACGGTGGCCGGCAGGTAGTGCCTGAGCGGCATCCGCAGGGCTCCGGCCGCGGCGTTGATGAGCGTCTGGACGCCGACGGTGAGGAAACTCAGCGCGACCACGGGTGCGCCCCACCGGTCGACGAACGCCTCAGTGCGGATGACTGCGGGATGGTCGAGGTGCGCCGCCAAACGGGTCCGGGCTCCCCCGGCACGCAGACCACGGCCCGCCCAGTAGGTCCCGTTGGACCGCAGCATCGCGATGACGAAGAACGCGACGAAGACAGCCCACACGGGCCAGTCGTTCACGAGGTCGGTCACGCCCTCACCTTAGGGTCGGGCCGGCATCCC contains the following coding sequences:
- a CDS encoding VTT domain-containing protein, which produces MTDLVNDWPVWAVFVAFFVIAMLRSNGTYWAGRGLRAGGARTRLAAHLDHPAVIRTEAFVDRWGAPVVALSFLTVGVQTLINAAAGALRMPLRHYLPATVVGSLLWASLYTSVGVALWEALTGGARWWLLVMLAVAVLVAASTTWLSRVASRRPDPTP
- a CDS encoding HU family DNA-binding protein; this translates as MCLSWAVNDHVYPGGFVNRTDLKNKVAESAEVSAADADRAIDAVLGAITDALVAGDKVSLPGFGIFETRERAARTGRNPQTGEALEIAASTAAAFKPAAELKRKLAKS
- the serA gene encoding phosphoglycerate dehydrogenase, producing the protein MSKPIVLIAEELSPATIDALGPDFDIRQIDGSDRSQLLPALADVDAVLIRSATKMDSEAIAAAKNLKVIARAGVGLDNVDVPAATQAGVMVVNAPTSNITSAAELAVGLLLSTARNIAPANEALKNGAWKRSKYGGVELLDKKVGVVGFGRIGQLVAERLKGFGMEILAYDPYVSAAKAGQVGARLVTLDELLAESDFITVHLPKSPETLGLLGKDAFSKVKPSVRIINAARGGIVDEQALADALRDGLVAGAGIDVFATEPTTESPLFEFESVVVTPHLGASTDEAQEKAGVAVAKSVRLALGGDLVPDAVNVAGGIVAEEVRPGIDLVEKLGRIFTGLAGSVPVQLDVDVRGEITEHDVSVWELAALKGVFTDVTEDAVTYVNAPLLAKERGCDVRLLTDAVSEEFRNVTILRGTLADGTTVSVAGTLTGPKMVQKLTGINGFDLEVPISDHMAFFSYKDRPGVVGVIGRLLGEADVNIGGMQVARDDAAGAALVALTVDNKIPADVVTAIASELSADVRVVDLVE
- a CDS encoding DDE-type integrase/transposase/recombinase, which produces MVKARITAGWADGHSVDHSFASSWDDGVMLASRRSWWRIARSVEDQSTRPVVPTRRGNSDRTPREAPVLEATGPGQVWSWDITDLRTPWRGVAFKAYSIIDIFSRKLVGCRVEEREVDELAVEMFEDAFGQHGIPDAVHADSGPAMRSGVLKDLLGNLGVTQTHNRPRVSNDNPFSESEFRTMKYRPNYPGTFETIEQARAYMDWYVPWYNQNHKHSGIALFAPDEVHDGTWRESWAQRDATQQAYYEQHPERFRHRPCNPTPAGTVGINLKKDEDSPATETERLHAA
- a CDS encoding SDR family oxidoreductase, with protein sequence MRIVVTGGSGDLGGRVVRQISARGHEAVAASRRTGVNLATGDGLDCVLEGVDAVIHSASSQTKPQSVDVAGARRICEALRRIGSPAHVVSISIVGSDLIPYAYYRAKVDSERVLEEADVPATVLRATQFHSLAAFFGTAGRVGPLTFSIGNMRIQPVDIDWVAQRLTDHATGPAPSGYRRATDIAGPTAYSADQMAEILATHDGRKPPRVVRVPALLPVMRGFAKGGILPGPGAEIGGQSFEDWLRGQPTPMPRRFHSPT